The Coccidioides posadasii str. Silveira chromosome 3, complete sequence genome contains a region encoding:
- a CDS encoding uncharacterized protein (EggNog:ENOG410PKGT~COG:S~BUSCO:636at33183): MDAYPLDYVGHNLPLVLLSGIEPAGQESLHLPSSDVTYPQLNENGIQIFSDFPPLTDATAKRLLVDLLAEDASKSPWNARAYGGKAGGIGFRVKRVGRTYTLPPRKARPPIPSSSPSSSNHNEAAGAPLILHSPISPLTPASPTYPDGIATPLWVTKHQSLVPAAFVNFFPLTLDSNMASLRDNQLKIEINSLKKDWASSGYKTRFVVALICEDGPVPGDINDRISSIRRATNLDLKNIFVLPPTPSQEDFRDFVRSLFSSLQGPCVEYYRDLSKHARRKRNRGSIPPPTAPPTTGTSQTLAAQGWNIRYEFKLGVFAEFRQEIDAACRSYESAYALLFGEEVFETIAGWSPRFDDARMLADVLAIRIIRCLLWTEQTTLAVRVWLMHEKRIKDIVGSRGKGTNNYGWEAWEARWSLVMADLMRRADLSVLKVPSHAADSDPIRQATIYAPPEETISANERLYPWELLHHAGYWLNRAAKHTSRRRLLAEKIPDEDRSAPTQASPAQAKGRSNVYDTYLAPEPFDEYPLSGSNGTNHSKLIISYLTASSEEFSKRGQLRMVESQKLDMAREHMRLGEWEIALDILQSIWPVLTWRRDGWWHLMEEFGWALRECAHHVGHSETIIRVDWELMNRCFTPRVGWSYDLKRGVVDLPTVEPKPSIVFKEEEVISFLSASFAFQKLEGNVGEPLQSQLVIGSCAHGSASPISLTEVKVTFEGSLRPIKLQASHEAAIVACNQTEISNITLSDSLLSDSASILSHPSNLPSMISTADLTLAPGQTRVFNLIFIPREAGEVKVSSITLMFEDDRFDITYVVTQQPSKESVWWTLGKKGAMSRRIGKDRDTSACNILPKPPKVLITTPSLRNHYYTDEHMVLDVLVDNEEDEPAEISVEVRLLGQSEASAQINWADEPDADAQSNKFAPTTPTGSEPPLGQIKRRSIGIVDATCRRTLPLMFTDTSMPQDYELEISAFYHLVSDPATPIFKTVTLDLSFIRPFEANYELMPRVHPDAWPDFFHLDEPGFSDESESRAHGLQQRWCLNCKIISFAHEALLIDEVEVTVNGIAGGLVRQVGPALRKDNNAAEILPEQVCECDFNIELQRLALDDRQTTTLNLSLDIRWRRQGAEVASSSTIEAFIPKTTLPIPRFVIPMGEPRVLATVMPSSSALSGFIHLNYTLENPSMHLLTFNITMEASDQFAFSGPKSIAVQLVPLSRHTIQYNLLATGKDKWIQPQLVVVDSYYNKTLRVLPTEGMKADKKGILIHIA, translated from the exons ATGGATGCCTATCCTCTTGACTACGTCGGCCACAACCTTCCGCTTGTTCTTCTCTCCGGAATTGAACCCGCTGGTCAGGAATCGTTACATCTACCGTCGTCCGATGTCACCTATCCCCAGTTGAATGAGAACGGTATCCAAATATTCTCCGACTTTCCGCCATTAACAGATGCGACTGCAAAGAGATTATTAGTTGACCTCCTGGCGGAGGATGCGTCAAAGTCTCCATGGAATGCCCGGGCATACGGCGGAAAAGCAGGAGGAATCGGGTTTAGAGTAAAACGGGTTGGGCGG ACCTATACTCTCCCTCCACGTAAAGCCCGGCCGCCGATTCCATCGTCATCccccagcagcagcaatcACAATGAAGCCGCAGGTGCTCCCCTTATCCTGCATTCGCCAATTTCCCCCCTGACCCCCGCCTCACCTACATATCCAGATGGGATAGCAACGCCCTTATGGGTAACAAAACATCAGAGCTTGGTCCCTGCCGCATTCGTCAATTTTTTCCCGCTTACGCTTGACTCAAATATGGCGTCCCTTCGCGACAATCAGCTGAAGATTGAAATCAACAGCTTAAAGAAAGATTGGGCCAGTTCTGGTTATAAGACAAGGTTCGTGGTCGCGCTTATATGTGAGGACGGGCCCGTGCCTGGAGACATAAATGATCGGATATCGAGCATACGGAGGGCTACGAATCTAGACCTTAAGAACATCTTCGTTCTTCCACCTACTCCGTCGCAGGAGGACTTTCGTGATTTTGTGAggtctctcttttcttctctgcagGGTCCATGCGTCGAGTACTATCGAGATCTGTCAAAACACGCTAGGCGGAAAAGAAATCGAGGGTCTATACCTCCCCCAACAGCGCCCCCCACAACAGGAACATCACAAACGCTGGCAGCTCAGGGTTGGAATATCCGGTACGAGTTTAAACTCGGTGTGTTTGCAGAGTTTCGCCAGGAAATAGATGCTGCCTGTCGAAGTTACGAAAGCGCGTATGCGCTACTCTTCGGGGAAGAAGTGTTTGAAACGATTGCTGGATGGAGTCCTCGGTTCGATGATGCGCGAATGTTAGCTGATGTTCTTGCCATTCGGATCATTCGATGTCTTTTGTGGACTGAGCAGACAACTTTGGCTGTTCGAGTATGGCTGATGCATGAAAAGCGTATAAAGGATATTGTTGGCAGTCGTGGGAAGGGTACTAACAACTATGGCTGGGAAGCCTGGGAGGCTAGATGGTCACTAGTAATGGCTGATCTAATGCGCCGAGCAGATTTATCCGTTCTAAAAGTCCCAAGCCATGCAGCAGACTCCGATCCAATCCGCCAGGCGACAATATATGCCCCCCCGGAAGAGACTATATCTGCTAACGAAAGGCTGTACCCTTGGGAATTACTCCATCATGCGGGCTACTGGCTGAATCGGGCCGCTAAGCATACTTCACGAAGAAGGTTATTGGCTGAAAAGATCCCAGACGAAGATAGATCCGCGCCCACCCAAGCGTCACCTGCCCAGGCAAAGGGTCGATCAAATGTATACGATACATACCTCGCCCCAGAGCCTTTCGATGAATACCCCCTTTCTGGTAGCAATGGTACAAACCATTCAAAACTGATCATTAGCTATCTTACAGCTTCTTCGGAGGAGTTTTCAAAAAGAGGCCAGTTACGCATGGTAGAGAGCCAGAAACTAGATATGGCAAGGGAGCATATGCGCCTAGGCGAATGGGAAATTGCATTGGATATCCTCCAATCAATATGGCCGGTCCTGACTTGGAGAAGGGATGGTTGGTGGCACCTAATGGAGGAATTTGGGTGGGCGCTGAGGGAGTGTGCACACCACGTTGGGCACTCTGAAACCATTATAAGAGTTGATTGGGAATTGATGAACCGCT GCTTTACACCGAGAGTAGGATGGAGCTACGATCTGAAAAGGGGCGTTGTAGACCTTCCCACTGTCGAGCCGAAGCCTTCCATCGTATTCAAGGAAGAGGAGGTAATTTCATTTT TGTCAGCCTCATTCGCTTTCCAAAAGCTAGAAGGGAACGTCGGCGAACCATTGCAATCTCAGCTCGTTATTGGATCGTGTGCTCATGGAAGCGCTTCGCCGATTTCTTTAACTGAAGTGAAGGTCACCTTTGAGGGTAGCCTTCGTCCAATCAAGCTCCAGGCAAGCCATGAAGCCGCGATAGTCGCGTGTAACCAAACCGAGATTTCAAATATCACGCTATCTGACTCCCTACTATCGGATTCGGCCAGTATTCTATCACATCCGAGCAATCTGCCTTCCATGATTAGTACGGCCGATCTGACATTAGCTCCGGGTCAGACCAGGGTTTTCAATCTAATATTTATACCGCGTGAAGCTGGTGAAGTCAAGGTGTCTTCAATCACTTTGATGTTCGAAGATGACAGGTTTGACATTACGTATGTCGTAACTCAACAGCCTTCCAAAGAATCTGTCTGGTGGACTTTGGGCAAAAAAGGCGCTATGTCAAGAAGAATTGGCAAAGATAGAGATACTTCCGCCTGTAATATTTTGCCAAAGCCACCGAAGGTTCTTATCACAACCCCCTCATTGCGCAATCACTATTATACAGATGAGCATATGGTCCTTGACGTTCTAGTTGACAATGAAGAAGACGAACCGGCGGAGATTTCTGTTGAAGTTAGGTTACTTGGGCAATCGGAAGCGTCCGCTCAAATAAATTGGGCAGATGAACCAGACGCCGATGCTCAGTCTAATAAGTTTGCTCCTACAACCCCAACTGGTTCTGAACCCCCTCTGGGCCAAATAAAGCGAAGGAGTATCGGTATCGTTGATGCCACTTGCCGGAGAACACTACCCCTCATGTTCACAGACACGTCCATGCCACAAGACTACGAGCTTGAAATTTCCGCATTCTACCATCTTGTTTCAGATCCGGCAACGCCGATATTCAAAACAGTGACTCTTGACCTCTCTTTTATTCGCCCCTTTGAGGCAAATTATGAGCTCATGCCTCGTGTCCATCCAGATGCTTGGCCGGACTTTTTTCATCTCGATGAGCCTGGATTTAGTGATGAGTCCGAGTCCAGGGCGCACGGTCTGCAGCAACGATGGTGTTTGAATTGCAAGATAATCTCATTTGCCCACGAAGCTCTATTGATTGATGAAGTAGAGGTAACAGTAAACGGAATAGCGGGCGGGCTCGTTCGCCAGGTCGGACCAGCGTTACGCAAGGATAATAACGCAGCAGAGATCCTCCCGGAACAAGTTTGCGAATGCGACTTCAATATTGAACTTCAACGCCTCGCTCTTGACGACCGCCAAACGACGACGCTAAATCTATCCCTTGATATCAGATGGCGCCGGCAAGGGGCAGAAGTGGCATCGTCCTCGACCATTGAAGCATTCATACCTAAAACGACGCTCCCAATTCCCCGCTTCGTCATTCCTATGGGAGAACCACGCGTTCTGGCAACGGTTATGCCGTCGTCGTCTGCCCTCTCCGGTTTCATCCACCTGAACTACACGCTTGAAAACCCGTCAATGCACCTTCTCACTTTCAACATTACTATGGAAGCCAGTGACCAATTCGCGTTCAGTGGGCCAAAGTCGATCGCAGTACAGTTGGTGCCGTTGAGCAGACACACCATCCAATATAACCTCCTGGCAACTGGAAAAGACAAATGGATACAGCCTCAGTTAGTGGTGGTTGATTCCTACTACAACAAGACGCTGCGGGTGTTGCCCACGGAAGGGATGAAGGCGGATAAGAAGGGAATTTTGATCCATATAGCCTAG
- a CDS encoding uncharacterized protein (EggNog:ENOG410PI1R~COG:S~BUSCO:2013at33183) has product MDAASHDELDEPSAIPIPPRRRMHRTQQGSSQRRQSLPARSLAASEPSSTDHVHIQPASPEVISSLISSLSTISSPARNHFDSLPKIGSHTAPSSPNCLQSEFPQDDLAPPPSPGFGMDYGAYRTPLDDSISDFLHPDDAAISPIVRMSKPPARSRSRRSSRSTKRESSLIRSGSRASYASSQNGKDEFSSFGIVSLEPGPRLSMTSIASSSSGGRKSLKTPLSILKRSSREFFKDKDADRLSVADGNRLSSSRSRLSLRSTPSMADLAEEGSGDAEHLQPPEDSTPRRDSAPSLNSSHTATDFVTLSPGGIGSGRFIPARESSLRYKNGGASKKRRSTRHSIYSSRDFTIDRDIAEVNGENDRTPKGFTETNNQQQNHKDSSHANDKPAGQYPSTPKISPQSSVKHVTPSGTFKRRDSTSLEQTRFTRLELSFDLEESAPSPTVQTRRTTSVKKRNSGPLASKTTNIQPMMGKQERHEPLHKAGKRRSNGANSDTRSHRRVSSGVPSPVPQTPTGADERPSSADSVDDAVRAYMMAARLTQKVRHPQTGRTIAFSEVGDPGGHVVFCCVGMGLTRYLTAFYDELARTLKLRLITPDRPGVGESEPCADGSGPLSWPDDLATICNHLKITKFSILAHSAGAIYALATALRMPQHIRGRLHLLAPWIPPSQMSGMGSHKDPLPANALPYSQRILRALPTPILKVANSRFMTTTSASVTSSLPKTSRKNKRLNALAKDKELPAPVQAATTAGTDAGNGLTTVPRTSVHRQSQDIVSRATSDPSGPNAESAILAAAAAREDRERQSDYDNRLTHAIWELATTNANPAVDLLICLERRQTIGFRYNDITRSVVIHHGSKDTRVPVDNVRWLGKTMRRCEVRVLEGEGHGLMASATVMGNVLMEMAKEWEDWTTVVQGRRDRRATVTAR; this is encoded by the exons ATGGACGCCGCGAGCCACGACGAGCTCGATGAACCGTCCGCCATACCTATCCCTCCGCGTCGTCGAATGCACCGGACTCAACAAGGCTCTTCTCAGCGACGCCAATCCCTGCCAGCCCGTTCACTGGCAGCGTCGGAACCGTCGTCCACTGACCATGTACATATCCAACCCGCATCTCCAGAGGTCATTTCCTCCCTCATTTCCTCCCTTTCCACCATCTCGAGCCCCGCGCGGAATCATTTCGACAGTCTTCCAAAAATTGGGTCCCATACTGCTCCTTCCTCACCAAATTGCTTGCAATCAGAATTTCCGCAAGATGATCTAGCGCCGCCCCCCAGTCCTGGGTTTGGGATGGATTATGGGGCATACAGAACACCACTCGATGATTCTATTTCCGATTTCTTACACCCGGACGATGCTGCCATATCACCGATCGTCCGCATGTCTAAACCCCCTGCGCGATCGCGATCCCGCCGCTCCTCTCGAAGCACCAAACGTGAATCATCGCTGATCCGATCTGGATCTCGGGCGTCGTACGCGTCTTCGCAAAATGGGAAGGACGAATTCTCTAGCTTTGGGATAGTCAGTTTGGAACCCGGTCCCCGGCTGTCCATGACAAGTATTGCATCGTCCAGCAGTGGGGGTAGAAAGAGCCTGAAAACTCCGTTGAGTATCCTAAAAAGGTCGTCGCGGGAATTCTTCAAGGACAAGGATGCTGATCGCTTAAGTGTGGCGGACGGGAACCGTCTCAGCAGCTCGAGAAGCCGGTTAAGTCTGCGCTCGACCCCTTCGATGGCCGATTTGGCGGAGGAGGGAAGCGGTGATGCAGAGCACTTACAGCCTCCTGAGGATTCTACTCCACGGCGGGATTCGGCGCCTTCTCTAAATTCCTCTCACACTGCAACTGACTTTGTTACTTTAAGCCCTGGAGGCATTGGAAGTGGCAGATTTATTCCTGCGCGAGAGTCATCTCTACGCTATAAAAATGGCGGAGCTTCGAAAAAAAGACGATCCACCCGTCACAGTATATACTCTAGCAGAGACTTTACCATTGACCGCGACATTGCAGAAGTGAATGGGGAGAATGACCGAACGCCGAAGGGGTTTACGGAGACCAACAATCAGCAGCAAAATCACAAAGATAGCTCACATGCCAACGATAAGCCAGCAGGACAATACCCTTCCACCCCTAAAATAAGTCCACAATCATCTGTGAAGCATGTCACTCCATCTGGCACGTTTAAACGACGAGATTCCACTTCTCTAGAACAGACCCGATTCACCCGACTCGAGCTGAGTTTCGACCTTGAAGAAAGCGCACCTTCACCCACCGTTCAAACCCGCCGAACCACATCAGTTAAAAAGAGAAACAGTGGCCCGCTTGCGTCTAAAACGACAAATATACAGCCAATGATGGGGAAGCAAGAAAGACATGAGCCCTTGCATAAAGCTGGAAAGCGACGTTCTAATGGTGCAAATTCCGATACCAGAAGTCACCGGAGGGTTTCTTCCGGCGTGCCTTCACCAGTTCCGCAAACACCGACAGGTGCAGACGAACGACCATCGAGCGCGGATTCAGTGGACGATGCTGTACGAGCTTACATGATGGCTGCAAGGTTAACCCAAAAAGTGCGACACCCACAAACGGGCCGGACAATAGCATTCTCTGAAGTGGGCGACCCAGGGGGGCATGTAGTGTTTTGCTGTGTGGGAATGGGTCTCACAAGATACCTTACTGCATTTTATGATGAACTCGCAAGAACCCTCAAGCTGCGGCTGATTACACCTGACCGCCCTGGAGTTGGTGAAAGTGAACCTTGTGCCGATGGCTCAGGACCTCTTAGCTGGCCCG ATGACTTGGCAACCATTTGTAATCACTTAAAGATTACAAAGTTTTCGATCCTAGCGCATTCTGCTGGTGCAATATATGCCCTTGCAACCGCCTTGCGCATGCCTCAGCACATCCGAGGACGACTTCATTTGCTCGCACCATGGATTCCACCTTCACAGATGTCCGGAATGGGGTCTCATAAGGACCCTCTCCCGGCTAACGCACTTCCTTACTCCCAACGCATTCTCCGGGCTTTACCAACGCCAATTTTGAAAGTCGCGAATTCTCGTTTCATGACTACGACCAGTGCGAGTGTCACAAGCAGTCTGCCAAAGACATCCCGCAAAAATAAACGACTTAATGCACTCgcaaaagataaagaactcCCCGCGCCCGTGCAGGCCGCAACCACTGCCGGAACGGACGCCGGAAACGGTTTAACAACTGTGCCTCGAACCTCAGTTCACCGCCAGTCGCAAGATATTGTGTCACGCGCAACTTCTGATCCTTCTGGTCCAAACGCTGAATCTGCCATCCTTGCTGCTGCCGCTGCAAGAGAAGATCGTGAACGACAAAGCGATTACGATAACCGCTTAACCCATGCTATCTGGGAACTAGCCACGACCAATGCGAATCCAGCCGTTGACCTACTGATCTGCCTCGAGCGCCGACAAACTATTGGATTTAGGTATAATGATATCACACGTTCTGTTGTCATACACCACGGCTCTAAAGACACTCGAGTGCCCGTCGATAATGTCAGATGGCTTGGAAAAACTATGAGACGGTGCGAGGTCCGTGTCCTCGAAGGTGAAGGCCATGGCCTTATGGCTTCCGCCACAGTTATGGGGAATGTGCTCATGGAAATGGCAAAAGAATGGGAAGATTGGACGACTGTTGTTCAAGGACGACGAGATAGAAGAGCCACGGTGACCGCACGTTAG
- a CDS encoding uncharacterized protein (EggNog:ENOG410PJAB~COG:O) encodes MQMSVVGVFAVGDANNNGSTNMPHAMFSGKRAAVCIHVKLAREEARASLGKQDTEIEARELQGEAEPA; translated from the exons ATGCAGATGAGCGTTGTGGGTGTCTTTGCGGTCGGAGACGCCAACAACAACGGCAGCACCAACATGCCACACGCCATGTTCAGCGGCAAGCGGGCTGCAGTGTGCATCCATG TTAAACTTGCCCGGGAGGAGGCACGCGCTTCGCTGGGCAAACAAGACACAGAAATCGAAGCAAGAGAGCTGCAGGGAGAGGCAGAACCTGCTTGA
- a CDS encoding uncharacterized protein (EggNog:ENOG410Q580~COG:T) — protein sequence MTRPIYDLILRGQQVLIAGQRASYLVDRAIKSNVFEGHIQGTSTPVMIKIEDLPILYKREVGAYQFNCIRNSPVIRSLHEAVDNGTDKCLVFEWMDSDLWSLRHQRRSPSNALPKVVAKSVLRALTAFADMDGQGTAVHTDINPNNILVSGADSASPIVKLADLGGLIRSGRCFDERIQGLAIRAPEVWMGKPVTPACDVWSVGVSLAHFLATKTLFGPSGLTFQILSKSPETSKAAWSIGNLFQLVGLFPWDKDSQYAEEFELAKSLVTGGLIGTKSLEDELSVMKVPKDCVEFICHLLTWDPDERPTAEQALRHPWLQDVA from the exons ATGACGCGTCCGATCTACGACCTGATCCTGAGAGGACAGCAGGTCCTGATAGCCGGCCAGAGAGCTTCATATCTGGTGGATCGCGCGATCAAGAGCAACGTTTTCGAGGGCCACATCCAAGGCACTTCAACTCC CGTCATGATAAAAATAGAGGACCTCCCGATTTTGTATAAGCGGGAGGTGGGTGCGTATCAGTTCAACTGCATCCGAAACTCGCCTGTCATAAGATCATTGCACGAAGCCGTCGATAATGGTACAGACAAATGCCTGGTGTTTGAGTGGATGGACAGTGACTTGTGGTCATTGCGGCATCAACGAAGATCTCCCAGCAACGCACTTCCAAAAGTGGTCGCAAAATCGGTCCTGCGGGCCTTGACGGCTTTTGCCGACATGGATGGGCAGGGCACTGCCGTCCATACAG ACATCAACCCAAACAACATCCTGGTCTCTGGCGCTGATTCGGCCTCACCAATTGTGAAGCTCGCTGACTTGGGCGGTT TGATCCGGAGCGGAAGATGCTTCGACGAACGTATCCAAGGTCTCGCTATACGCGCACCCGAAGTCTGGATGGGGAAGCCAGTAACTCCCGCGTGTGATGTATGGTCTGTGGGCGTTAGC TTGGCTCATTTTCTCGCGACCAAGACATTGTTTGGACCATCAGGACTCACCTTTCAGATTTTATCAAAATCTCCTGAGACTTCGAAAGCAGCGTGGAGCATCGGAAACCTCTTCCAGCTTGTTGGACTTTTCCCCTGGGACAAGGATTCTCAGTACGCGGAGGAGTTTGAACTTGCGAAGTCTCTTGTTACTGGGGGTCTCATTGGTACAAAGTCATTGGAGGACGAGCTTTCAGTCATGAAAGTCCCGAAGGATTGCGTCGAGTTCATTTGTCATCTCCTGACTTGGGATCCCGATGAGCGACCGACGGCTGAGCAAGCGCTTAGACACCCATGGCTTCAGGATGTCGCTTAG
- a CDS encoding uncharacterized protein (EggNog:ENOG410PN7D~COG:O~BUSCO:14530at33183) produces the protein MSPYRRIKLLLISVFLIVLLILYLTADQRRIQNQRIYQKTVEALDAKHARKVGQQEDDGVMFQKLKPGKLKPEDKQAIAVDRQRYESPVAPKGDSEGEHGGGSVAGRVKVPPSDEKGKDVPKQESDSKEVEIEVEFNSILKRSPIIIFSKSYCPYSRKAKYILLEKYSIVPAPFVVELDEHPLGQELQALLSSNTGRRTVPNVLINGKSIGGGDDIEALDISRELAPKIKQMVGRRLVEAKRIDDKPV, from the exons ATGTCGCCCTATCGTCGAATAAAGCTGTTGTTGATCTCAGTTTTCTTGATCGTTTTATTAATTCTGTACCTGACG GCCGATCAACGTCGAATACAAAATCAGAGGATTTACCAAAAAACTGTCGAAGCGCTCGATGCCAAACATGCTCGGAAAGTCGGGCAGCAGGAAGACGATGGAGTGATGTTCCAAAAATTGAAGCCGGGAAAATTAAAGCCAGAGGATAAACAGGCTATCGCCGTTGACAGACAGCGATATGAAAGCCCGGTGGCGCCGAAAGGCGACTCTGAAGGGGAGCATGGTGGCGGATCTGTTGCGGGGCGGGTGAAGGTGCCCCCGTCGGACGAGAAGGGAAAAGATGTGCCAAAGCAGGAAAGCGATTCGAAAGAAGTGGAAATTGAGGTGGAATTCAATTCCATACTGAAGAGATCGCCAA TCATTATATTCTCAAAGTCCTACTGTCCCTACAGCCGCAAAGCAAAATATATTCTCCTCGAAAAGTATAGCATTGTCCCTGCGCCCTTCGTTGTCGAATTAGACGAGCACCCGCTCGGGCAGGAGCTACAGGCCTTGCTGTCGAGCAATACTGGGCGCAGGACTGTTCCAAATGTCCTCATCAACGGCAAGAGTATCGGTGGTGGGGACGATATTGAAGCACTTGATATCTCGAGGGAACTAGCCCCGAAAATAAAGCAGATGGTTGGAAGAAGATTGGTGGAGGCAAAACGGATTGATGATAAGCCGGTCTAA
- a CDS encoding uncharacterized protein (EggNog:ENOG410Q5A6) yields the protein MLSLLDLPDFLLEEVIAMAIGYVNYYDASGTHSVTNKVLPLALLLNCRRINALTDRILLLQGLFHVNTIQGFQSLVDLLGHERLNLVRWIFMPLSNVNLGDNSREGDIATAEDGFEQCISLMNCLSPRLRVLLLRDPSWDKNPMECDRAHRIIAQAVQRFGDLKRLGFLFHHQSLPLCVLLSSSSSYVGSRAASCASVPKRPMFSQLRHLHLHGRLLPHVTSRQLIEALSEQNLPSLIKLDLGHIYHHPQSNDGFEWIVTPEVFLNMHPLVHLRWVTDCDASGAEGSVPHPPPTNDHLVALRQKHGHTLRQLIMQYATWLDETSEPATLGFTRDDAAIFLKNLDLVKVVLTVPHLDLYLVWTTPKAKLEALRSIGISP from the coding sequence ATGCTATCCCTCCTAGATTTGCCTGACTTCTTACTTGAGGAAGTGATTGCGATGGCTATTGGTTATGTTAATTATTACGACGCTTCCGGGACGCATAGTGTGACCAACAAAGTGCTTCCCCTAGCATTGTTGCTTAACTGCCGCCGCATAAACGCACTCACGGATCGTATTCTCTTACTCCAAGGCTTATTTCATGTCAACACGATTCAAGGTTTCCAGAGTCTCGTCGATCTGCTTGGGCATGAAAGACTGAATTTGGTGAGGTGGATCTTTATGCCTCTAAGTAATGTTAATTTGGGAGATAATTCTCGTGAGGGTGATATTGCGACGGCCGAAGACGGATTCGAGCAATGTATATCGCTGATGAATTGTCTTTCTCCACGTCTTCGTGTGCTTCTCCTGCGCGATCCCTCCTGGGACAAGAACCCCATGGAGTGCGACAGAGCCCACAGAATCATTGCACAAGCTGTACAGCGGTTTGGTGATTTAAAACGCCTCGGCTTCCTGTTTCACCATCAGTCGCTACCCCTTTGCGTCTTATTATCGTCCTCTAGCTCCTACGTAGGGAGCAGGGCTGCCAGTTGTGCTTCTGTTCCGAAAAGACCAATGTTTTCTCAACTCCGACACTTACATTTGCATGGTCGTCTTCTGCCACATGTTACATCTCGGCAGCTGATCGAAGCTCTCTCAGAGCAAAATTTACCCTCTCTCATAAAGCTGGATCTTGGCCATATTTACCATCACCCTCAGTCCAATGATGGGTTTGAATGGATCGTGACTCCGGAAGTGTTCCTAAATATGCACCCGCTTGTTCACCTTCGTTGGGTTACAGACTGTGACGCCAGCGGCGCTGAAGGCTCTGTTCCACATCCTCCACCTACAAATGATCACTTGGTAGCTCTCCGGCAAAAGCATGGCCACACTCTCCGGCAGTTAATAATGCAGTATGCCACATGGCTTGACGAAACAAGTGAACCAGCTACTCTCGGATTCACCAGAGATGACGCCGCTATTTTCTTAAAAAACTTGGACCTCGTAAAAGTGGTCCTCACAGTCCCACACTTAGATCTGTACCTAGTGTGGACTACCCCAAAAGCAAAGCTGGAAGCTCTTCGGTCCATAGGGATCAGCCCGTAA